A genomic segment from Nicotiana sylvestris chromosome 1, ASM39365v2, whole genome shotgun sequence encodes:
- the LOC104218701 gene encoding CRM-domain containing factor CFM3A, chloroplastic/mitochondrial isoform X1 produces MALVPSHQFYPRTTRLSFFRYNSIIPFKKPNFHTTHNNIVNQDCIFKQTPQKRSNFVLKNKAKTWNSKPKVSATSVFSSSWLGKWNETHNEIKLNKPQIVLSYRNNGDTSGSDCEESSSGGSSTMDRIVEKLKKFGYVDEAKQKDKKVIRDVEKGSIEDIFFVEEGILPNVRGGFSEESPFGDENVFVKDGVVKFPWEKPLVKEEEGGNSMSSRSRTHLAELTLPASELRRLTNLALRIKNKTRISGAGVTQQVVETIREKWNTSEVVRLKVEGAPALNMKRMHEILERKTGGLVIWRSGTSVALYRGVSYETPSERMKKRIMRNEIRRKNSPIVDDESNQNPSESSPSNYVNSLRPESANTSEENGNIVRQPEVNYEDEVDKLLDGLGPRYTDWPGAEPLPVDADLLPGIVPGYQPPYRLLPYGVRSTLGTKEATALRRLARILPPHFALGRSRQHQGLASAMIKLWQRSSIAKIAIKRGVQLTTSERMAEDIKKLTGGMLLSRNKDFLVFYRGKDFLSPEVAEALLEKESLAKMLQDEEEQARLGASVSLTAGVATIDSSRTAGTLGETLDADARWGKRLDDKDKETVMREAEIVRHADLVRKLEKKLVFAERKLMKAERVLSKVEETLNPLDRRAEPDSLTDEERFMFRKLGLRMKAFLLLGRRGIFDGTVENMHLHWKYRELVKIMVKAKNFEQVSKIALALEAESGGVLVSVDKVSKGYAIIVFRGKDYSRPPTLRPKNLLTKRKALARSIELQRREALLKHISTVQTRVQQLTAEIEQLASVKDSGDDELYDKLDSAYSTEDEVSEEEGDEAYIEVYDSDNDVVNSSDDSDDIPHPETEYQHLHQNESQRELV; encoded by the exons ATGGCTCTTGTCCCTAGCCACCAATTCTACCCCAGAACCACAAGGCTATCATTCTTCAGGTACAATTCAATTATTCCTTTCAAGAAACCAAATTTTCATACAACCCATAATAATATTGTCAATCAAGATTGCATTTTTAAGCAAACCCCACAAAAAAGATCAAATTTTGTGCTGAAAAACAAGGCCAAAACATGGAATTCAAAGCCCAAAGTTAGTGCTACTAGTGTATTTAGCAGTTCTTGGTTAGGTAAATGGAATGAAACCCATAATGAAATTAAGCTAAACAAGCCCCAAATTGTGCTTAGTTATAGGAATAATGGGGATACATCTGGTTCTGATTGTGAAGAaagtagtagtggtggtagtagtacAATGGATAGAATTGTtgagaaattgaagaaatttGGGTATGTTGATGAGGCTAAACAGAAGGATAAAAAGGTAATTAGAGATGTTGAAAAAGGGTCTATTGAGGATATATTTTTTGTTGAAGAAGGAATATTGCCAAATGTAAGAGGTGGGTTTTCCGAGGAATCCCCATTCGGGGATGAGAATGTGTTTGTTAAAGATGGTGTGGTTAAATTTCCATGGGAAAAGCCATTGGTGAAAGAAGAAGAGGGGGGTAATTCGATGAGCAGTAGGAGTCGGACTCATTTGGCTGAGCTGACACTACCTGCTTCTGAGCTGAGAAGGTTGACAAATTTGGCTCTCAGGATAAAGAACAAGACGAGGATTAGCGGTGCTGGTGTTACGCAACAAGTTGTGGAAACCATTCGCGAGAAGTGGAACACATCGGAGGTTGTCCGGTTGAAAGTTGAAGGTGCTCCTGCACTAAATATGAAGAGAATGCATGAGATTCTAGAG AGGAAAACTGGTGGACTGGTGATTTGGAGATCTGGCACTTCTGTGGCTCTTTACAGAGGTGTCAGTTATGAGACTCCATCTGAGCGAATGAAGAAGAGGATAATGAGAAATGAGATTCGTCGTAAGAACTCTCCAATAGTTGATGATGAAAGTAATCAAAATCCTTCAGAAAGCAGTCCTAGCAATTATGTGAATTCACTCCGACCAGAATCTGCAAATACTTCTGAAGAGAACGGAAATATCGTTAGACAACCAGAAGTGAACTATGAAGATGAAGTAGACAAATTGTTAGATGGCCTGGGGCCTAGGTATACAGATTGGCCGGGAGCCGAGCCACTTCCTGTAGATGCAGATTTACTTCCAGGTATAGTCCCCGGATATCAACCTCCGTACAGACTTCTCCCTTATGGGGTGAGATCTACTCTTGGGACGAAGGAGGCAACCGCTTTAAGAAGGCTTGCCAGAATTCTACCTCCACATTTTGCTTTAG GTAGAAGCAGGCAGCATCAAGGTTTGGCGTCAGCAATGATTAAGTTGTGGCAAAGAAGTTCAATTGCAAAGATTGCTATAAAACGTGGCGTCCAGCTTACTACAAGTGAGAGAATGGCTGAAGATATTAAG AAATTAACAGGGGGCATGCTACTCTCTAGAAACAAGGACTTCTTGGTATTTTACAGAGGTAAAGATTTTTTGTCACCAGAGGTTGCAGAAGCCTTGTTGGAGAAAGAGAGTTTGGCGAAGATGTTGCAAGATGAAGAAGAGCAAGCTAGGCTAGGAGCATCAGTCTCACTCACAGCAGGTGTTGCAACAATCGATTCTTCAAGAACAGCTGGCACACTAGGCGAAACTTTGGATGCTGATGCTAGATGGGGGAAAAGGCTGGACGATAAGGACAAGGAAACTGTGATGAGAGAAGCAGAAATAGTAAGGCATGCTGACTTGGTCAGGAAGCTCGAAAAGAAGCTTGTATTT GCCGAAAGAAAGTTAATGAAAGCTGAGCGTGTGTTGTCAAAGGTGGAGGAAACTTTAAATCCTTTGGATAGGCGTGCAGAGCCTGACAGCTTAACAGATGAGGAGAGATTTATGTTTCGGAAGCTTGGGCTAAGGATGAAAGCTTTCTTACTTTTGG GTAGGCGTGGAATTTTTGATGGTACGGTGGAGAATATGCACTTGCACTGGAAGTACCGTGAACTGGTCAAAATCATGGTGAAGGCCAAGAATTTTGAGCAAGTATCAAAAATTGCATTAGCCCTTGAAGCGGAGAGTGGGGGCGTCTTGGTTTCAGTGGACAAAGTGTCCAAAGGATATGCTATAATTGTGTTCCGTGGTAAGGACTACAGTCGGCCACCTACTCTGAGACCCAAAAATCttttaaccaaaagaaaggcactGGCACGTTCAATAGAACTTCAGAGACGTGAG GCTCTTCTAAAGCATATTTCAACAGTTCAAACAAGAGTACAACAGCTTACAGCTGAAATT GAGCAACTGGCTAGTGTGAAAGACTCTGGAGATGATGAACTATATGATAAGCTAGATTCTGCTTATTCTACTGAAGACGAGGTTAGTGAG GAGGAAGGGGACGAGGCATACATAGAGGTTTATGACAGTGATAACGATGTTGTCAATAGTAGTGATGATTCAGATGATATTCCACATCCAGAAACAGAGTACCAACACCTTCATCAAAATGAATCACAAAGGGAGCTTGTTTGA
- the LOC104218701 gene encoding CRM-domain containing factor CFM3A, chloroplastic/mitochondrial isoform X2 — protein MALVPSHQFYPRTTRLSFFRYNSIIPFKKPNFHTTHNNIVNQDCIFKQTPQKRSNFVLKNKAKTWNSKPKVSATSVFSSSWLGKWNETHNEIKLNKPQIVLSYRNNGDTSGSDCEESSSGGSSTMDRIVEKLKKFGYVDEAKQKDKKVIRDVEKGSIEDIFFVEEGILPNVRGGFSEESPFGDENVFVKDGVVKFPWEKPLVKEEEGGNSMSSRSRTHLAELTLPASELRRLTNLALRIKNKTRISGAGVTQQVVETIREKWNTSEVVRLKVEGAPALNMKRMHEILERKTGGLVIWRSGTSVALYRGVSYETPSERMKKRIMRNEIRRKNSPIVDDESNQNPSESSPSNYVNSLRPESANTSEENGNIVRQPEVNYEDEVDKLLDGLGPRYTDWPGAEPLPVDADLLPGIVPGYQPPYRLLPYGVRSTLGTKEATALRRLARILPPHFALGRSRQHQGLASAMIKLWQRSSIAKIAIKRGVQLTTSERMAEDIKKLTGGMLLSRNKDFLVFYRGKDFLSPEVAEALLEKESLAKMLQDEEEQARLGASVSLTAGVATIDSSRTAGTLGETLDADARWGKRLDDKDKETVMREAEIVRHADLVRKLEKKLVFAERKLMKAERVLSKVEETLNPLDRRAEPDSLTDEERFMFRKLGLRMKAFLLLGRRGIFDGTVENMHLHWKYRELVKIMVKAKNFEQVSKIALALEAESGGVLVSVDKVSKGYAIIVFRGKDYSRPPTLRPKNLLTKRKALARSIELQRREALLKHISTVQTRVQQLTAEIEQLASVKDSGDDELYDKLDSAYSTEDEEEGDEAYIEVYDSDNDVVNSSDDSDDIPHPETEYQHLHQNESQRELV, from the exons ATGGCTCTTGTCCCTAGCCACCAATTCTACCCCAGAACCACAAGGCTATCATTCTTCAGGTACAATTCAATTATTCCTTTCAAGAAACCAAATTTTCATACAACCCATAATAATATTGTCAATCAAGATTGCATTTTTAAGCAAACCCCACAAAAAAGATCAAATTTTGTGCTGAAAAACAAGGCCAAAACATGGAATTCAAAGCCCAAAGTTAGTGCTACTAGTGTATTTAGCAGTTCTTGGTTAGGTAAATGGAATGAAACCCATAATGAAATTAAGCTAAACAAGCCCCAAATTGTGCTTAGTTATAGGAATAATGGGGATACATCTGGTTCTGATTGTGAAGAaagtagtagtggtggtagtagtacAATGGATAGAATTGTtgagaaattgaagaaatttGGGTATGTTGATGAGGCTAAACAGAAGGATAAAAAGGTAATTAGAGATGTTGAAAAAGGGTCTATTGAGGATATATTTTTTGTTGAAGAAGGAATATTGCCAAATGTAAGAGGTGGGTTTTCCGAGGAATCCCCATTCGGGGATGAGAATGTGTTTGTTAAAGATGGTGTGGTTAAATTTCCATGGGAAAAGCCATTGGTGAAAGAAGAAGAGGGGGGTAATTCGATGAGCAGTAGGAGTCGGACTCATTTGGCTGAGCTGACACTACCTGCTTCTGAGCTGAGAAGGTTGACAAATTTGGCTCTCAGGATAAAGAACAAGACGAGGATTAGCGGTGCTGGTGTTACGCAACAAGTTGTGGAAACCATTCGCGAGAAGTGGAACACATCGGAGGTTGTCCGGTTGAAAGTTGAAGGTGCTCCTGCACTAAATATGAAGAGAATGCATGAGATTCTAGAG AGGAAAACTGGTGGACTGGTGATTTGGAGATCTGGCACTTCTGTGGCTCTTTACAGAGGTGTCAGTTATGAGACTCCATCTGAGCGAATGAAGAAGAGGATAATGAGAAATGAGATTCGTCGTAAGAACTCTCCAATAGTTGATGATGAAAGTAATCAAAATCCTTCAGAAAGCAGTCCTAGCAATTATGTGAATTCACTCCGACCAGAATCTGCAAATACTTCTGAAGAGAACGGAAATATCGTTAGACAACCAGAAGTGAACTATGAAGATGAAGTAGACAAATTGTTAGATGGCCTGGGGCCTAGGTATACAGATTGGCCGGGAGCCGAGCCACTTCCTGTAGATGCAGATTTACTTCCAGGTATAGTCCCCGGATATCAACCTCCGTACAGACTTCTCCCTTATGGGGTGAGATCTACTCTTGGGACGAAGGAGGCAACCGCTTTAAGAAGGCTTGCCAGAATTCTACCTCCACATTTTGCTTTAG GTAGAAGCAGGCAGCATCAAGGTTTGGCGTCAGCAATGATTAAGTTGTGGCAAAGAAGTTCAATTGCAAAGATTGCTATAAAACGTGGCGTCCAGCTTACTACAAGTGAGAGAATGGCTGAAGATATTAAG AAATTAACAGGGGGCATGCTACTCTCTAGAAACAAGGACTTCTTGGTATTTTACAGAGGTAAAGATTTTTTGTCACCAGAGGTTGCAGAAGCCTTGTTGGAGAAAGAGAGTTTGGCGAAGATGTTGCAAGATGAAGAAGAGCAAGCTAGGCTAGGAGCATCAGTCTCACTCACAGCAGGTGTTGCAACAATCGATTCTTCAAGAACAGCTGGCACACTAGGCGAAACTTTGGATGCTGATGCTAGATGGGGGAAAAGGCTGGACGATAAGGACAAGGAAACTGTGATGAGAGAAGCAGAAATAGTAAGGCATGCTGACTTGGTCAGGAAGCTCGAAAAGAAGCTTGTATTT GCCGAAAGAAAGTTAATGAAAGCTGAGCGTGTGTTGTCAAAGGTGGAGGAAACTTTAAATCCTTTGGATAGGCGTGCAGAGCCTGACAGCTTAACAGATGAGGAGAGATTTATGTTTCGGAAGCTTGGGCTAAGGATGAAAGCTTTCTTACTTTTGG GTAGGCGTGGAATTTTTGATGGTACGGTGGAGAATATGCACTTGCACTGGAAGTACCGTGAACTGGTCAAAATCATGGTGAAGGCCAAGAATTTTGAGCAAGTATCAAAAATTGCATTAGCCCTTGAAGCGGAGAGTGGGGGCGTCTTGGTTTCAGTGGACAAAGTGTCCAAAGGATATGCTATAATTGTGTTCCGTGGTAAGGACTACAGTCGGCCACCTACTCTGAGACCCAAAAATCttttaaccaaaagaaaggcactGGCACGTTCAATAGAACTTCAGAGACGTGAG GCTCTTCTAAAGCATATTTCAACAGTTCAAACAAGAGTACAACAGCTTACAGCTGAAATT GAGCAACTGGCTAGTGTGAAAGACTCTGGAGATGATGAACTATATGATAAGCTAGATTCTGCTTATTCTACTGAAGACGAG GAGGAAGGGGACGAGGCATACATAGAGGTTTATGACAGTGATAACGATGTTGTCAATAGTAGTGATGATTCAGATGATATTCCACATCCAGAAACAGAGTACCAACACCTTCATCAAAATGAATCACAAAGGGAGCTTGTTTGA
- the LOC104218724 gene encoding small ribosomal subunit protein uS19, which produces MADVNADVTSGQPKKRTFKKFSYRGVDLDALLDMSTDELVKLFNARPRRRFQRGLKRKPMALIKKLRKAKREAPPGEKPEPVKTHLRNMIIVPEMIGSVIGIYNGKTFNQIEVKPEMIGHYLAEFSISYKPVKHGRPGIGATHSSRFIPLK; this is translated from the exons ATG GCGGACGTTAATGCCGATGTGACGAGTGGACAGCCAAAGAAGAGAACGTTTAAGAAGTTTAGCTACAGAGGAGTGGATCTCGATGCTCTTCTCGATATGTCCACTGATGAGCTCGTTAAGCTCTTCAATGCTCGTCCTCGTAGAAG GTTTCAGAGAGGTTTGAAGAGGAAGCCGATGGCACTGATCAAGAAGCTGCGGAAGGCG AAACGCGAGGCTCCACCAGGTGAAAAGCCAGAGCCTGTCAAGACCCACCTGAGGAACATGATTATCGTTCCTGAAATGATTGGAAGTGTTATTGGAATTTATAATGGAAAGACTTTCAATCAGATTGAAGTCAAGCCTGAGATGATTGGCCACTATTTGGCTGAGTTCTCTATCTCATATAAGCCTGTCAAGCACGGTAGACCTGGTATTGGTGCTACTCACTCGTCAAGGTTTATACCACTCAAGTGA
- the LOC104218718 gene encoding transcription factor bHLH92, with translation MEEFFQIQSSQTNNGEVLWFENEAFLMNQSAFASFRNQSIEGFGVSGYGNVSANHRNMNKRMMEFLKKSGIPKIGEVKMEREKVHKHMIKERIRREKQKQSYLDLHKLLPMGTKGEKNAIVQTAASRIQELQKYKESLKKRNDELQMILAESKKEEFEKAKIKVKINYPIYGIDSMLEVLKCLKNCGTKANAIQSSFSQQEFSSILEIETKIGAAEVEKAVQNTLFETERNFRAHQLPMTWLTSATE, from the exons ATGGAAGAGTTCTTTCAAATTCAATCTTCACAAACCAATAATGGAGAGGTTTTATGGTTTGAAAATGAAGCTTTTTTGATGAATCAAAGTGCTTTTGCGAGTTTCAGAAACCAATCCATTGAAGGATTTGGAGTTTCTGGCTATGGAAATGTATCGGCGAATCATCGGAACATGAACAAGAGGATGATggagtttttgaaaaagagtGGGATTCCTAAAATTGGAGAAGTGAAAATGGAAAGAGAGAAAGTGCATAAACATATGATTAAAGAGAGGATTAGAAGAGAAAAGCAGAAGCAGAGTTATTTGGATTTGCATAAATTGCTCCCAATGGGAACCAAG GGTGAGAAGAATGCTATAGTCCAAACAGCAGCAAGCAGAATTCAAGAGCTGCAAAAATACAAGGAAAGTTTAAAGAAGAGAAATGATGAACTTCAGATGATTTTAGCAGAGAGTAAAAAGGAGGAATTTGAGAAGGCTAAAATCAAAGTAAAAATTAATTATCCCATTTATGGGATAGATTCAATGCTAGAGGTTCTCAAGTGTTTGAAGAACTGTGGAACCAAAGCAAATGCCATACAATCAAGTTTTTCTCAGCAAGAATTCTCCTCCATTCTAGAAATAGAAACTAAG ATCGGAGCAGCAGAGGTGGAAAAAGCAGTGCAAAATACTCTATTTGAAACTGAAAGGAACTTTCGTGCACACCAGTTGCCAATGACTTGGTTAACTTCAGCCACAGAATGA